A single window of Candidatus Flexicrinis affinis DNA harbors:
- a CDS encoding extracellular solute-binding protein, whose product MKPLTRLMTIGLLLVLTVGIIAPASAQGTTIRYANWNLGTEEENNIQRQLVAAYVAAHPDVTIEFVDMSGDGRWDEKLTNLAARGELPDVFMADNAPYYVQNDWAADLAEMVADDADWASVPDVLKSAVTYSDRVLGLPSAQFIMGYFVNQDLFEAANLDAPQYGVSVEEFVDAVTAVTDVQQGQLGLDEMEPILGWYPSTQDSALGWFGYDGTHMSYNSTAFKAAVDASLNLISHTWQGLSEEQKTAFASVGPWELFLNQEAGVRWDGGWAVQGFSQNATFNWDFVGIPGGNQAMVTDILVVSATAADMAAAYDFAKWMSFSAEGYAAEAEIATAAGSVPTRMPVSVTSETIDLYMSFVGDKPGIRQALENLDNSLVESLAKIVPGYINARWEGKPGIDIGENLDVNMWFMFANLSSGNYKYEDYSAQLEDFANNLMDEARAQLDN is encoded by the coding sequence GTTGACCAGACTCATGACTATAGGCCTCCTTCTCGTGCTGACGGTCGGGATCATCGCGCCTGCGAGCGCGCAGGGTACGACTATCCGGTATGCCAACTGGAACCTCGGCACCGAAGAGGAAAACAATATCCAGCGCCAACTGGTTGCCGCCTACGTGGCAGCGCATCCCGACGTCACCATCGAGTTCGTCGACATGTCCGGCGATGGCCGCTGGGACGAGAAGCTGACCAATCTGGCCGCGAGAGGCGAGCTGCCGGATGTCTTCATGGCCGACAATGCGCCGTACTATGTCCAGAACGACTGGGCGGCAGACTTGGCCGAGATGGTCGCGGACGACGCTGACTGGGCGTCCGTCCCCGATGTCTTGAAATCCGCCGTGACGTACTCCGATCGCGTGTTGGGGCTGCCCAGCGCGCAGTTCATCATGGGGTACTTCGTGAATCAGGACTTGTTTGAAGCCGCAAATCTGGACGCCCCGCAGTATGGCGTATCGGTTGAGGAATTCGTCGATGCCGTGACCGCCGTGACCGACGTGCAGCAAGGCCAGCTCGGCTTGGATGAGATGGAGCCGATCCTCGGCTGGTATCCGAGCACGCAGGACAGCGCACTGGGGTGGTTCGGCTATGACGGGACGCACATGAGCTACAACTCGACGGCCTTCAAGGCGGCTGTCGATGCGTCGTTGAACCTGATATCGCACACGTGGCAGGGCCTCTCGGAAGAACAGAAGACGGCATTTGCCTCGGTTGGCCCGTGGGAGCTGTTCCTCAATCAAGAAGCGGGTGTGCGGTGGGACGGCGGCTGGGCGGTACAAGGCTTCAGCCAGAACGCGACGTTCAACTGGGACTTCGTCGGCATCCCCGGCGGCAATCAGGCGATGGTCACCGACATCCTCGTCGTTTCGGCGACGGCTGCCGACATGGCCGCTGCGTATGACTTCGCCAAGTGGATGTCGTTCTCTGCCGAGGGGTACGCCGCAGAGGCCGAAATCGCGACCGCTGCCGGCAGCGTGCCGACCCGGATGCCGGTGTCCGTCACCTCGGAGACCATCGACCTCTATATGTCCTTCGTAGGCGACAAGCCGGGCATCCGGCAGGCGCTCGAGAACCTTGACAACAGCCTCGTCGAATCGCTGGCGAAGATCGTCCCGGGTTATATCAACGCCCGCTGGGAAGGCAAGCCGGGCATCGACATCGGCGAGAACCTGGACGTCAATATGTGGTTCATGTTCGCCAACCTGTCGTCTGGCAACTACAAGTACGAGGACTACTCCGCGCAGTTAGAGGACTTCGCCAATAACCTGATGGACGAAGCCCGCGCACAACTGGACAACTAG
- a CDS encoding extracellular solute-binding protein, which translates to MRCVRHKHERHTAVRNGVKRARTGIQWTRVAALALIATLLTACAPQPPGPQVTSQPPGISQAVSDASAQQADAPSQPAIEIAADTFDLQPAQGEIADRYDKPSVFLRSGESIQFDVNVPEPGEFTIAFDVATPASSGRPEGQLRIDGVFPIADLQRVIFPVFYRNSSDVFPTDRYGNDVLIRQARDERWTNTPARDVNFSHPYPIRVNLSAGTHRFEFTLSTGELVLGSIYLRPFRPYPNYTAYLAAHQAQVASGVAVTLEAELPNYKNDTSVRPVSDRNLAVTPYDTYRLLLNTLGGESWDISGTAVYYEVQVPASGLYEIALRAMQNTRSNFTVFRRITVNGQVPFAELNAVPFPYSAGWENIPLGGSTPYRVYLHEGVNVLGVEATNSPYLTAIETIQESLLSINTLALEIKRLTGNQRDPFKEWVISDYIPDIEARLNAIAQRLIDDKDTLLAIDPSGASPEVLMYQVAIDNLLFLAADPDKVPVLLGRFSEGTGSAAQQLGSLLPLLQDQPLALDKIYVYAPDSPPETPGVAFTTNIGEEIKRFAHSFQPDPYQSIGAADDELEVWVNRPRQYVNLLQTMADSSFTTVTGIRVKFSIMPDESKLILANAAGIQPDVALGVSTDKPYELAIRNALYDLRTFPDFDSFISIYSPGALLGYIVNDSVYAIPETQDFWVTFYRRDILESLGIPVPDTWDEVLEILPELQRYGMNYNTPLSTGAGQKGYLLTAPYLFNYGAELYSEDGFATGLQSEEAVAAVKFMAESFTIYGMPLTTVSFYQDFRYGTLPLGISNAESYNKLTTAAPEIGGLWGIDLYPATVLPDGTQNRYATGSAQTSIMFANTDKADEGWQFLKWWMSTETQTEFQEQLILSYGREYVWFSANLEAFAQLDIPAEHKAVILEQWQWLQEPVRLPGSYMQERELSNVWNRIVFDGDNPRVAIDRSITVINREIARKMEEFGYLLNGEPVREFKIPTIDTVRSWMNHGE; encoded by the coding sequence ATGAGGTGCGTTCGCCACAAGCATGAGCGTCACACGGCTGTCCGAAACGGCGTGAAACGCGCGCGGACGGGCATTCAGTGGACAAGAGTCGCCGCGCTTGCGCTGATTGCGACCCTTCTGACAGCGTGTGCGCCCCAGCCGCCCGGCCCTCAAGTGACCTCTCAACCCCCCGGCATTTCGCAAGCCGTGTCCGACGCGTCTGCGCAGCAGGCGGATGCTCCTTCGCAGCCTGCAATCGAGATCGCCGCAGATACGTTCGACCTGCAGCCGGCTCAGGGTGAGATCGCCGACCGCTATGACAAGCCGAGCGTCTTCCTGCGTTCGGGAGAATCAATACAGTTCGACGTCAATGTTCCCGAGCCGGGCGAATTCACGATCGCGTTCGACGTCGCCACACCTGCGTCGTCTGGGAGGCCCGAAGGTCAGCTGCGTATCGATGGGGTGTTCCCGATCGCAGATCTGCAGCGCGTGATCTTTCCCGTCTTCTACCGCAACAGCAGCGATGTCTTTCCCACCGATCGTTACGGGAACGACGTGCTCATCCGACAAGCGCGCGACGAACGCTGGACGAATACCCCTGCGCGTGATGTGAACTTCAGCCATCCGTACCCGATTCGCGTGAACCTGTCCGCCGGCACGCATCGCTTCGAGTTCACGCTGTCCACCGGCGAGCTGGTATTGGGCAGCATCTACCTGCGGCCGTTTCGACCGTACCCGAACTACACCGCGTATCTAGCCGCCCATCAGGCACAGGTCGCATCCGGCGTTGCGGTGACACTCGAAGCCGAACTGCCCAACTACAAGAACGACACGTCGGTGCGTCCGGTCAGCGATCGCAACCTTGCCGTAACACCGTACGATACGTATCGCCTGTTGCTCAATACGCTTGGCGGCGAGAGTTGGGACATCAGTGGTACGGCGGTCTACTACGAGGTGCAAGTCCCGGCGTCCGGCCTCTATGAGATCGCGCTGCGCGCGATGCAGAACACCCGCAGCAACTTCACGGTGTTCCGCCGCATCACGGTCAATGGCCAAGTGCCGTTCGCGGAACTGAACGCCGTCCCGTTTCCCTATTCGGCGGGCTGGGAAAACATCCCACTGGGCGGCAGCACGCCGTACCGGGTCTACCTGCACGAAGGCGTCAACGTACTGGGCGTCGAGGCGACCAATTCGCCTTACCTGACGGCGATCGAGACGATTCAGGAGTCGCTGCTTTCGATCAACACGCTTGCGCTGGAGATCAAGCGACTGACAGGGAACCAGCGCGATCCGTTTAAGGAATGGGTGATCTCCGACTACATCCCTGACATCGAGGCACGCCTGAACGCGATTGCCCAGCGGCTGATCGATGACAAAGACACGCTTTTGGCAATCGATCCCAGCGGCGCTTCGCCGGAAGTCCTCATGTATCAGGTGGCGATCGACAACTTGCTGTTCCTCGCCGCCGACCCGGACAAGGTGCCAGTGCTCCTCGGCAGGTTCTCGGAAGGTACCGGTTCTGCCGCTCAGCAACTTGGTTCGCTGCTGCCGCTTCTGCAAGATCAACCGCTCGCGCTGGACAAGATCTACGTCTACGCGCCCGACTCCCCTCCGGAAACCCCCGGTGTCGCATTCACTACCAACATCGGCGAGGAGATCAAGCGGTTCGCGCACTCGTTCCAGCCCGATCCGTATCAGTCGATCGGCGCGGCCGACGACGAGCTTGAAGTGTGGGTCAACCGACCCCGCCAGTACGTCAACCTCCTACAGACGATGGCGGATTCGTCGTTTACGACGGTCACCGGAATCCGGGTCAAATTCTCGATCATGCCGGACGAGTCGAAGCTGATCCTCGCCAACGCGGCAGGCATACAGCCGGACGTGGCGCTGGGCGTCAGCACGGATAAGCCGTATGAACTGGCGATCCGCAACGCGCTCTATGACCTGCGCACATTCCCGGATTTCGACTCGTTCATCAGCATCTACTCGCCCGGCGCGCTGCTTGGCTACATCGTCAACGATTCGGTGTATGCCATCCCCGAGACGCAAGACTTCTGGGTGACGTTCTATCGCCGCGACATTCTCGAGTCGCTCGGAATTCCGGTGCCGGATACGTGGGACGAAGTCCTCGAGATCCTGCCGGAGCTGCAGCGCTACGGCATGAACTACAACACGCCGCTCTCTACCGGCGCAGGGCAAAAAGGCTACCTGCTCACCGCGCCCTACCTGTTCAACTATGGGGCCGAGCTGTACAGCGAGGACGGGTTCGCTACCGGGCTGCAAAGCGAGGAAGCGGTCGCCGCTGTCAAATTCATGGCCGAGAGCTTCACCATCTACGGCATGCCGCTGACCACCGTCAGCTTCTATCAAGATTTCCGCTACGGCACGCTGCCGCTCGGCATTTCCAACGCCGAGAGCTACAACAAGCTGACCACGGCCGCGCCCGAGATCGGCGGCTTGTGGGGCATCGATCTATACCCGGCTACGGTGCTGCCCGACGGCACACAAAACCGCTACGCCACCGGCTCGGCGCAGACCAGCATCATGTTCGCCAACACCGACAAAGCGGACGAAGGCTGGCAGTTTCTGAAGTGGTGGATGTCGACCGAAACACAGACCGAGTTTCAGGAGCAGTTGATCTTGAGCTACGGCCGCGAGTACGTGTGGTTCTCCGCCAATCTGGAGGCGTTCGCCCAGCTTGACATTCCCGCCGAACACAAGGCCGTAATTCTGGAGCAGTGGCAGTGGCTGCAAGAGCCGGTGCGTTTGCCGGGCAGCTACATGCAGGAACGCGAGCTGAGCAACGTCTGGAACCGCATCGTGTTCGATGGCGACAACCCGCGTGTAGCCATCGATCGCTCGATCACTGTTATCAACCGCGAGATCGCGCGCAAGATGGAGGAGTTCGGCTACTTGCTGAACGGCGAGCCGGTGCGCGAGTTCAAGATACCGACGATCGATACGGTCAGGAGCTGGATGAATCATGGAGAGTAG
- a CDS encoding sugar ABC transporter permease, with protein MESRGVIRDWLKKEGSAYAFLSGYAVLFIVFIVVPVIAAVLLSFTFFDAIQTPRFVGLGNYIALLTQDDTFMKYVLPNTIQFAVLVGPGGYSLAFLLAWMLAQLPKIPRTILAVILYSPSMTAAVAMAVVWKALFSGDQTGYLNSFLMSMGLLTEPIQWLQSPQHLMTIMIIVTLWSSMGIGFLAMLAGILEISPELYEAAAIDGMSSRLQEIFYITIPSMKPQMLFGAVMALVGTFQAGAIGVTLSGTNPTPQYAGQLIVNHIEDYGFLRYEMGYAAAVSVVLLLMVLFFTRLATRLFASDT; from the coding sequence ATGGAGAGTAGGGGCGTGATCCGCGACTGGCTGAAGAAGGAAGGCAGCGCGTACGCGTTCCTGTCCGGGTACGCTGTGCTTTTCATCGTGTTTATCGTCGTCCCGGTAATCGCTGCAGTCCTGCTTTCGTTCACGTTCTTCGACGCCATCCAGACACCACGCTTTGTCGGGCTGGGCAACTACATCGCCCTCCTGACGCAGGACGACACATTCATGAAGTACGTCCTGCCCAATACGATCCAGTTTGCCGTGCTGGTCGGGCCCGGCGGCTACTCGCTTGCGTTTCTGCTCGCTTGGATGCTCGCCCAACTGCCCAAGATTCCCCGGACGATACTGGCGGTGATCCTCTACTCGCCGTCGATGACTGCCGCGGTCGCAATGGCCGTCGTTTGGAAGGCGCTCTTTAGCGGAGATCAGACCGGGTATTTGAACAGTTTTTTGATGAGTATGGGCTTGCTCACCGAGCCGATTCAGTGGCTGCAGTCGCCCCAGCACCTTATGACGATCATGATTATCGTCACGCTTTGGAGCAGCATGGGCATCGGCTTTTTGGCGATGCTGGCCGGTATCCTCGAGATCAGCCCGGAGCTGTACGAGGCGGCCGCCATTGACGGCATGAGCAGCCGGTTGCAGGAGATCTTCTACATCACGATTCCGTCGATGAAGCCGCAGATGCTGTTCGGTGCCGTAATGGCGCTTGTCGGAACCTTTCAAGCCGGCGCCATCGGAGTCACGCTCTCCGGCACCAATCCGACGCCTCAGTACGCCGGCCAATTGATCGTCAACCACATCGAGGACTACGGATTTCTGCGCTACGAGATGGGCTATGCGGCCGCCGTTTCGGTGGTTCTGCTGTTGATGGTGCTGTTCTTTACCCGGCTGGCGACGCGCCTGTTCGCCAGTGATACGTGA
- a CDS encoding carbohydrate ABC transporter permease, with protein sequence MTWLRRYSGVRNRGINPQGFHVSQIKFYVFLVPLAGLMLLPIVFIISNAFKPPDELFAFPPRFLVVNPTFKNFTDLFSKLTNAGIPVSRYLFNSILITVVTLAASIVVSSTAAYALSKKRFKLKKMLFAINNVALMFVPIAVTIPRFLVIERLGLLNTFWVHILPVLAMPVGLFLLKQFIDGIPDEVIEAAQVDGASDWWIYWRVILPMIRPALATIAILTFQAAWNNSEISTLYVNNESLRTLAFYLGTLTTTTTGANVVAGQGIAAAAALIMFLPNLVIFILLQSQVMSTMAHSGLK encoded by the coding sequence ATGACTTGGTTACGTCGATACAGCGGGGTACGAAACCGCGGCATCAACCCGCAGGGGTTTCACGTCAGTCAGATCAAGTTCTACGTGTTCTTGGTGCCGCTAGCGGGCCTCATGCTGCTGCCGATCGTCTTCATCATTTCGAACGCGTTCAAGCCGCCGGACGAGTTGTTCGCGTTCCCGCCGCGCTTTCTCGTCGTCAATCCCACCTTCAAGAACTTCACGGACCTGTTCTCGAAGCTGACCAACGCCGGAATCCCGGTCAGCCGGTATTTGTTCAACAGCATCCTGATCACCGTTGTCACGCTGGCCGCGTCGATCGTAGTGTCCAGCACTGCCGCTTATGCCTTGTCGAAGAAGCGGTTCAAACTTAAGAAGATGCTGTTTGCCATCAACAACGTCGCGCTGATGTTTGTGCCGATCGCGGTGACGATCCCGCGCTTTCTCGTCATCGAACGACTCGGTTTGCTCAATACCTTTTGGGTACACATCCTGCCGGTGTTGGCGATGCCGGTGGGGTTATTTCTGCTCAAGCAGTTCATCGACGGCATTCCAGACGAAGTGATCGAGGCGGCACAGGTCGACGGCGCGTCGGACTGGTGGATCTACTGGCGCGTGATCCTGCCGATGATTCGCCCCGCCCTGGCGACTATCGCCATCCTGACCTTCCAAGCCGCATGGAACAACTCTGAAATCTCCACCCTGTACGTAAACAACGAGAGCCTGAGGACGCTCGCCTTCTACCTCGGAACGCTGACGACAACTACTACAGGGGCGAACGTGGTGGCCGGGCAGGGTATCGCCGCGGCCGCCGCCCTGATTATGTTCCTGCCCAATCTGGTCATCTTCATTCTGCTGCAAAGTCAGGTGATGAGCACGATGGCGCACTCGGGGTTGAAATGA
- a CDS encoding YIP1 family protein gives MKRVSLLLLVVVGLAALSPAFAVSPYTTATLGPGGALFLTQDAYTPLDEVDLPLSAPEDMFLAPDGFLYIADTGNRRIVKLDANFEIVDEFGADLLQRPTGLFVDEAGAIYIADAGRNMVVILDAEGNVLNEFGRPSEPLFGLNREFLPRKLAVDVRKNIYVVSEGSVDGLAMLNTEGGFIGYFGANTAEMSLKMILQRLFLTKEQLDQFIKNEAASPSNVVIDYQSLVYTITAGTDRSKSIRKFTVSGRNLFDWTFGSFTFRDIHVSADGLLVAIDAGGKIYEYDLNGTLLFVFGAQDSGDQRLGLLSNPSAIERAGDTLLVLDKDKNAIVQFRVTDFARTVHDGVRLYMDGFYTEARPYFETVLSYNGLFIMAYQAIADAYYKEEDYDNALEYYRYAEDRGGYSEAFWELRNATLQQSLGNALGILFGGWVALSVFTRLERNFKWLDPLRRLGRRAQKIRLIDDFVFTFRFVRQPADSFYYIKQNLRGSLLFAFLIYVWVVVLRVLSLYLTGFVFSPYSTLWQIDVESEITYTVLPLLLWTIANYLVATISDGEGRFRHVVNGTAYSLFPYTLFALPILLFSNLLTLNEVFIYTFSTQIVGIWIAVMLFIMVKEIHNYSASETVKNILGTLFTMAMFLLTGYILYVLFSQLYEFILAIVQEVSLHA, from the coding sequence ATGAAACGCGTTTCGCTGCTTCTCCTCGTTGTCGTCGGGCTTGCGGCGCTATCGCCGGCGTTCGCCGTCTCGCCGTATACGACGGCGACACTCGGTCCCGGCGGCGCGCTGTTTCTGACGCAGGATGCATATACCCCGCTCGACGAAGTCGACCTGCCGTTGTCGGCGCCGGAAGACATGTTCCTCGCGCCGGATGGGTTCCTCTACATTGCCGATACCGGCAATCGGCGCATCGTCAAGCTGGATGCGAATTTCGAGATCGTGGACGAGTTCGGGGCGGATCTCCTGCAGCGGCCCACCGGCTTGTTTGTGGACGAGGCCGGGGCGATCTACATCGCCGATGCCGGCAGAAACATGGTCGTCATCCTCGATGCAGAAGGAAACGTGCTGAACGAATTCGGCCGTCCGTCCGAACCGCTTTTCGGCCTCAACCGCGAGTTCCTGCCGCGCAAACTCGCCGTTGATGTGCGGAAGAACATCTATGTCGTCAGCGAGGGTTCGGTCGATGGTCTAGCCATGTTGAACACCGAGGGCGGCTTCATCGGCTATTTCGGGGCCAATACCGCCGAAATGTCGCTCAAGATGATCTTGCAGCGCCTGTTCTTGACCAAGGAGCAGCTCGATCAGTTCATCAAGAACGAAGCCGCGTCGCCTTCCAACGTGGTGATCGACTATCAATCGCTCGTCTATACGATCACCGCGGGCACCGATCGCAGCAAGAGCATCCGCAAGTTTACCGTCTCCGGCAGAAACCTGTTCGACTGGACGTTCGGCTCATTCACGTTCCGCGACATCCACGTCAGCGCGGACGGACTGCTGGTCGCGATCGATGCGGGCGGCAAAATCTACGAATACGACCTGAACGGCACGCTTCTGTTCGTCTTCGGGGCGCAGGACAGCGGCGACCAGCGCCTCGGCCTGTTGAGCAACCCCTCGGCGATCGAACGCGCCGGCGACACCCTGCTCGTACTGGACAAGGACAAAAACGCCATCGTCCAGTTCCGGGTCACCGACTTCGCGCGGACGGTCCACGACGGCGTGCGCCTGTACATGGATGGCTTCTATACCGAAGCACGCCCGTATTTTGAGACCGTGCTGTCCTACAACGGCCTGTTCATCATGGCCTATCAGGCCATCGCTGATGCGTACTACAAAGAGGAGGATTACGACAACGCGCTAGAGTACTACCGGTACGCCGAGGATCGCGGCGGATACTCCGAAGCGTTTTGGGAACTGCGGAACGCGACGCTGCAGCAGAGCTTGGGCAACGCGCTCGGTATCCTGTTCGGGGGATGGGTGGCGCTCAGCGTCTTCACCCGATTGGAACGGAACTTCAAATGGCTGGACCCCCTGCGGCGGCTGGGACGGCGCGCGCAGAAGATCCGCCTGATAGACGACTTTGTCTTCACGTTTCGCTTCGTCCGCCAGCCGGCCGACAGCTTTTACTACATCAAACAGAACTTGCGCGGCAGCCTTCTGTTCGCGTTCCTGATCTACGTTTGGGTTGTCGTCCTACGTGTGCTATCACTCTACCTGACCGGGTTCGTGTTCAGTCCGTATTCGACGCTCTGGCAAATCGATGTCGAGTCCGAAATCACGTACACGGTTCTACCGCTCCTGCTGTGGACCATCGCCAACTACCTCGTCGCGACGATCAGCGACGGCGAAGGCCGATTCCGCCACGTGGTTAACGGCACGGCATATAGTCTCTTTCCCTATACGCTGTTCGCTTTGCCCATCCTCCTGTTCTCCAACCTGCTGACACTGAACGAAGTCTTCATCTACACGTTTTCGACGCAGATCGTCGGCATTTGGATCGCGGTGATGCTGTTCATCATGGTCAAGGAGATTCACAACTACTCCGCGTCTGAAACGGTGAAGAACATCCTCGGGACGCTGTTTACGATGGCGATGTTCCTGCTGACCGGATACATCCTTTACGTCCTGTTCAGCCAGCTCTACGAGTTCATTCTGGCCATCGTTCAGGAGGTCAGTCTGCATGCCTAA
- a CDS encoding sugar ABC transporter permease has protein sequence MREALTGYGFVLIWVVGFLFFTLIPLVETARYSVNRVTVTASAINLDFVEWANYSRALFTDPNFVELLIGYTIETLVSVPIVLIFAMIIAMFLNLKFKLKGIFRVIFFLPIVITSGPVIRELTAQGAASAPGISTIPAVVDFLATLPRALRSPVEYLLTSFVLILWFSGVQIMIYLASLQKIDRSVYEAAAIDGASSWETFWKIILPSLSTATVVNAVYTIVTLSHFSENKVIQYIYSQTYSVQGGLGYASAMAFIYFAVMIVLLAVVYLFLMQRAKRS, from the coding sequence ATGCGCGAAGCCCTGACCGGCTATGGCTTCGTCCTGATCTGGGTCGTAGGCTTTCTGTTCTTTACGCTGATTCCGCTCGTCGAGACCGCGCGCTACAGCGTCAACAGGGTCACGGTAACAGCTAGTGCAATCAATTTGGATTTCGTGGAGTGGGCAAACTACAGCCGCGCCCTCTTCACCGACCCCAACTTCGTCGAACTGCTGATCGGCTACACGATCGAGACTCTCGTCTCGGTACCGATCGTGCTGATCTTTGCGATGATCATCGCGATGTTCTTGAACCTGAAGTTCAAGCTCAAGGGCATTTTCCGCGTGATCTTCTTCCTGCCGATCGTCATCACGAGCGGGCCGGTCATCCGCGAGCTGACGGCACAGGGCGCCGCGTCCGCGCCGGGGATCAGCACCATTCCGGCCGTTGTCGATTTCTTGGCGACGCTTCCGCGTGCGCTGCGTAGTCCGGTCGAGTATCTGTTGACCTCGTTCGTCCTGATCCTCTGGTTCTCGGGCGTTCAGATCATGATCTACCTCGCCAGCCTGCAGAAGATCGACCGCAGCGTTTATGAGGCGGCGGCGATCGACGGGGCGTCGAGTTGGGAAACGTTCTGGAAGATCATTCTGCCGTCGCTGTCGACGGCGACCGTGGTGAACGCTGTGTACACCATCGTCACCCTTTCGCACTTCTCCGAGAACAAGGTGATTCAATACATCTACAGCCAGACGTACAGCGTTCAAGGCGGTCTGGGCTATGCCAGCGCTATGGCGTTCATCTACTTCGCAGTGATGATCGTGCTGCTGGCGGTCGTCTATCTGTTCTTGATGCAGCGCGCGAAGAGGAGCTGA
- a CDS encoding carbohydrate ABC transporter permease — MQHVLRNPVVERVSGLLFGNRAHRGWIFSLALYVLLIAIGFVYLQPLLFMFITSIKSPDDLLNPMVQWVPTELFLGNYEKAILVLNYSQTLLSSLLISVIPSLLQTAVASVIGYGLARYRFRGKRLIFLFLLATFIIPPQNTVIPQMLAYRDLGLLGNPLALILPAVMGQGFRSAIFILIFYQGFISLPKVLEESARLDGASDLRIFLTVAVPSALPSYIVAFIFSTVWYWNETFLTVIFLEGGVTTLPMQLSRFTQAYENLYPPGTVNIFDRLNEAVKMSGTFLNILPLLVMYFVLQRWFVESVEMTGITGE, encoded by the coding sequence ATGCAACACGTCCTCCGAAATCCTGTGGTCGAGCGCGTGAGCGGGCTGCTGTTCGGCAACCGTGCGCACCGTGGCTGGATCTTCAGCCTCGCCCTCTACGTACTGCTGATTGCCATCGGGTTCGTCTACCTGCAGCCGCTGCTGTTCATGTTCATCACCAGCATCAAAAGCCCCGACGACCTGCTCAACCCGATGGTGCAGTGGGTGCCAACGGAGCTGTTCCTCGGCAACTACGAAAAAGCCATTCTGGTGCTGAACTACTCGCAAACGCTGCTGTCGTCGCTTCTGATCAGCGTGATCCCGTCGCTGCTGCAAACGGCCGTCGCGTCGGTCATCGGCTATGGGCTGGCGCGGTATCGCTTCCGCGGCAAGCGCTTGATCTTCCTGTTCCTGCTTGCCACGTTCATCATCCCACCCCAGAACACCGTGATCCCGCAAATGCTCGCGTACCGCGATCTGGGGCTGCTCGGCAACCCGCTTGCGCTCATCCTTCCGGCTGTCATGGGGCAGGGGTTCCGGAGCGCGATCTTCATCCTGATCTTCTATCAGGGATTTATCTCGCTGCCCAAAGTCCTCGAGGAGTCCGCCCGCCTTGACGGGGCGTCGGACCTACGCATCTTCCTGACCGTCGCCGTTCCGTCCGCGCTGCCGTCGTACATTGTCGCGTTCATCTTCTCTACAGTCTGGTACTGGAATGAGACGTTTCTCACCGTCATCTTTCTCGAAGGCGGTGTGACCACGCTGCCCATGCAGCTGTCGCGCTTCACGCAGGCCTACGAGAACCTTTACCCGCCCGGCACCGTCAACATCTTCGACCGGCTGAACGAAGCCGTGAAGATGAGCGGCACGTTCCTCAACATCCTGCCGCTGCTGGTGATGTACTTCGTATTACAGCGCTGGTTCGTCGAGTCGGTCGAAATGACGGGGATCACGGGCGAGTGA